A section of the Rhipicephalus sanguineus isolate Rsan-2018 chromosome 11, BIME_Rsan_1.4, whole genome shotgun sequence genome encodes:
- the LOC119375166 gene encoding uncharacterized protein LOC119375166: MDVTSGHGSCRAQLKAGCKLDTLRACGDDFLPYAKKTQLESSGDEMKRSCEEQNKQITCGAKFVDDCMEGLTKAIALPVADGFKRNVEHACNETLEEHEQKTVSCMNTAGEKLNSCWKTLREDVQKAVIKAPTDQVVFYTCCSFYDMVSCANQSLTPCESSSSRQQALDSLFGVYRRSQSMVCGNYTEGSQACEALPKLPDLDANDRKIENYVELLAETAIAVGRTKSREVPSYKK, translated from the exons GTTCTTGTCGAGCGCAGTTGAAGGCCGGGTGCAAGCTGGACACTCTTCGGGCTTGCGGCGACGACTTCCTGCCTTACGCGAAGAAGACACAGCTGGAGTCATCTGGAGACGAGATGAAAAGATCATGCGA GGAGCAGAATAAGCAGATCACGTGCGGTGCAAAGTTCGTCGACGACTGCATGGAAGGTTTGACCAAGGCCATCGCATTGCCAGTTGCCGATGGTTTTAAGCGAAACGTGGAACACGCCTGCAACGAGACTTTGGAAGAACACGAAC AAAAAACCGTGAGCTGCATGAACACGGCCGGCGAAAAGCTCAACTCATGCTGGAAGACACTCCGAGAAGATGTGCAGAAGGCTGTAATCAAGGCGCCCACCGACCAAGTAGTCTTCTACACGTGCTG CTCGTTCTATGACATGGTGAGCTGTGCCAACCAGTCACTGACACCATGCGAAAGCAGCAGCTCAAGGCAACAAGCCCTCGACTCGCTCTTCGGTGTGTACCGACGATCGCAGAGTATGGTGTGCGGCAATTACACCGAGGGATCCCAAGCTTGCGAGGCGCTTCCCAAACTGCCAGATCTGGATGCAAACGATCGCAAGATCGAGAACTACGTCGAGCTCTTGGCGGAAACCGCCATCGCTGTCGGCCGTACGAAGTCGCGTGAGGTTCCTAGCTACAAAAAGTGA